A window of the Phaseolus vulgaris cultivar G19833 chromosome 5, P. vulgaris v2.0, whole genome shotgun sequence genome harbors these coding sequences:
- the LOC137834058 gene encoding uncharacterized protein, with protein sequence MATRPARARSEEMTLQQLMGMVHGLQDAVAASKVEQERMQADLTASQVRSEELHHTNEELRHRWRGRDEPKATSPPREFTTPFSQAILETAIPNTFTGPKATFTGMEDPEAHLTAFHTQMLLVGGSDAAKCKLFMSTLTGMAMDWFISLPEGHVTSFAQLSKLFREQYLANRTPAPVSYDLFDVKQFQGETLKKYISRFGAQVVKVGTKEEPMIVYAFKKGVRLGSFSKTLNRSRPKTLAEIRRQAVEHIASEGETYEKCTTTMPARPKAQIRTQPVRVHQAVTERKHFDRKRAYEPRRTQPKSRLEEGREARKPPRHNFVMELKDLIAIPSIADRLRPLIKADKVLGPRKESWCEFHEAFGHHINNCLALGYQLDELVKNGFLKDYLMEKQAGRPPGSQSGGSEAQQHEAPVLGEIHTIAGGFSGGGCTAS encoded by the coding sequence ATGGCCACCCGACCggcacgcgctaggagtgaagagatgaccctaCAACAGCTCATGGGGATGGTGCACGGGCTACAAGACGCAGTGGCCGCCTCGAAAGtagaacaggaacgcatgcaggcggacctCACAGCTTCTCAAGTAAGAAGCGAGGAACTCCACCACACCAACGAGGAGTTACGTCATAGATGGCGAGGCAGAGACGAACCGAAGGCTACATCCCCACCCAGGGAATTCACAACACCGTTTTCACAGGCAATCTTGGAAACGGCAATTCCCAATACGTTCACAGGACCCAAAGCGACCTTCACAGGAATGGAGGATCCCGAAGCGcacctcacggcgttccacacacagatgttgCTGGTAGGTGGTTCGGACGCTGCTAAgtgcaagcttttcatgagcaccctgacagggatggccatggactggttcatcagcctcccagagggccacGTCACGTCCTTCGCCCAACTTTCAAAACTATTTAGAGAACAGTACCTAGCCAACAGAACTCCCGCCCCAGTCTCGTACGACCTTTTTGACGTCAAGCAGTTTCAAGGTGAAACCCTGAAGAAatacataagccgctttggggcacaggtggtgaaagTAGGTACCAAGGAGgaacccatgattgtgtacgcgttcAAGAAGGGAGTGCGCCTCGGATCTTTCAGCAAGACGCTTAACCGCAGTCGCCCCAAAACTCTCGCTGAAATAAGGCGACAAGCAGTGGAACATATTGCCTCGGAAGGTGAAACGTATGAAAAATGTACAACCACTATGCCAGCGCGCCCCAAGGCACAGATACGCACGCAACCTGTTCGGGTTCACCAAGCCGTCACAGAAAGGAAACACTTTGACAGGAAACGCGCTTACGAGCCACGAAGGACTCAACCTAAGAGTCGACTAGAGGAAGGGAGAGAAGCACGCAAACCGCCAAGACACAACTTCGTGATGGAACTCAAAGATCTGATTGCGATACCCAGCATAGCCGACAGGTTGAGGCCGCTGATTAAAGCtgacaaggtgctagggcctcgcaaggagtcgtggtgcgaattccacgaagcaTTCGGACACCATATCAACAACTGTCTAGCACttggctatcagttggatgagctcgtgaagaatggtttcctaAAGGATTACTTGATGGAGAAACAGGCGGGACGACCACCAGGCTCGCAATCAGGGGGCAGTGAGGCGCAGCAGCACGAGGCGCCCGTCCTCGGtgaaatccacaccatagctggtgggtTCTCGGGTGGTGGGTGTACGGCATCGTAG